In Candidatus Hydrogenedentota bacterium, the sequence GTCCGCTTGCACATCGAAGAGGCCAAAGCCTGCCCGACGCTGTCTACATTCGGACTATATCTGCGGCCGAAATCCTAGTCCTGGCGTTTACAGCCGTTCGCTGCGATTCTGGGCGAGCCTGATGTAGGCTTCCGCAAACTTGGCTCCCGATTCCATGCCCCGGAAACGATGCATTTCCGTGTGAAGGCCATAGAAGTCGTCGGGGTTCTGGCTTTTGTGCGAGTAACACGCCTCACGCTTCTTGCTCTCAACCGACGTGATGTCGACATAGTGCGTGGCGTGGAAGTGCTGCGACTGATGGCCGGACTCTACTTCGTAGTAATAGAGCGTGAATTCGCGTCCCGAGGCCAACCACGCATCGTAGACGAGGAGGGATGCCGCACGGTGGTCCCGGTGGGTGTCGATTGGCCAGTGCGTGAGAACAAGGTCCGGTTTCTCTTCATCGAGAATCCTTCGAATCGTCTCGTAGTGCTTGCCGCTCACTTCGGCAGCACCGTCGATTTGTCCCGCGAAGACTGGCCGTGCGCCTAGGATCTTGCACGCCGCTTCTGCCTCGGCGGTGCGTATCGCAGCCGCTTCATCGTCCGTCTTGCCCGCGATGCCCGCCTCGCCACGCGTCAAGTAGAGATTGACGACTTCGTGACCTGCTGCTGCATAGAGCGCGATCAATCCACCGCAACCGCTTTCCGGGTCGTCCGGGTGTCCGCCGGCAACCACAACTTTCAGCTTCCTGTCGGGCGAAGCCTGCGCTTCGGCAGTGAGCGGAAGAACGCTCGCACCTGCGATAGCAGCGACCTGAATTGCTTCTCGCCGCGAGATTGTGTCCATGACCGATAATCTCCTATGCACAGAATTGACCATAGGAAGCTTATCCGTACAGCGGGGCCTTTTCCAGTAGATTGAGATATTTCAGGGATTTCTTGGGAACCGTCATCTGAATTCGGGGTTACAGATTCAGTCAGCTCTTTGTATTGGAAGGCGACTGGACAACGTAGGGCTTTCATCATGGCGCGTATCCAATTGATCAAGATCGTTTTGACTGCTTGTATCGCAGTATCGGTTGTTCACAGCGACGAGTCCGACAGGAGAGAGTGGACTGTCGACGGTGTGAAGCGCGAAGCGTTGGTTGTGCCGCCAGCCATGCAGGCCGGTACTCCGGCCCCCGTGGTATTCGCATTCCATGGACACGGTGGTTCCATGCAAAATTCAGCCCGTAAGTTCAATATGGAGAATTTGTGGCCGGAGGCACTTTTGGTTTGCATGCAAGGTCTGAACACACCGGGTAAGTTCGACCCGAGCGGCGAAAGAGCGGGGTGGCAAAAGTATGTCGGTGACCAAGGCGATCGGGATTTGAAGTTCTTCGATCAGGTGCTTGCTACGTTGAAAAAGGAATACTCGATCGACGAGAAGCGGGTCTACGCAACAGGCCATTCAAATGGCGGCGGATTCACATACGTGTTGTGGGCGGCTCGCGGGGATGTCTTCGCAGCCGTGGCCCCTTCGGCGGGTGGTGCAGGAGGCAAGATCGCCGCGTTGAGACCGTTACCAGCTATGCATATCGCAGGCGAGAATGATGAGCGTGTTCCCTACGAGACGCAGAAGCGCGCGATGGCCGCCATCAGGACACTCAACGGGTGCAAGGATGAAGGGGAACCGTGGGCAACCGCAGGCACGCTTGTGGGCACACTCTACTCTTCCGATTCAGGGACGCCGTTTGTTTCGGTGGTCTATCCCGGGGGCCACGCCTTTCCCTCCGAAGCTCCTGATCTCATCGTGAAATTCTTCAAGAATCACACCAAGAAGTAGACTCCTTCTTCGTGGGGTGGGGGTGATTTTGAAGTCGCCTGCCAGGAAGACCTATCGTATCGATCGAAGGTTGGCGCAAGGTCTAGCTCCTGGAGGGCATATCCATGTCGGGCAATGGTGTAAATCCGAGCACTCGGTATCCGGTATCCTCATTTAGTGAAGGCCGGGAAGAAGCATCCACTCGCCGAAAGAAGTTCCCTTACCGCTTTCCCCGGGATACTCGTCACATGGGGGGGAAGTTCACGGTGCAGGAAAACGCGCGCCGGCTGTTGCGGTTCTTCTATTTTGAACGTAGGCTTTCGCATGCTTTGGGATCATGGACTCTTGCCATTCCAGAGTTCGAGGTAAAGCTCGAGACGGGGCGGCACATCTTCTATCACGCCGATGCAGCCAATACGTTGCGTACGCGACTGAATGAGCAGGAACTGAGCCTCAAGACAATCGATTCCTTTCGAGACGCGGATATCGATCGTTTCATCGAGGAGATGCTCTCCGCGGCCGATACGCCGGAACTGCTGGTGGGTGCGCATCAGGTTGCTGGTCGCGCGTTGACCAAGGCGTATCAGCACCATATCGACGATACATGTCCGGTTGCGGATGCGCCGACGATTCGCGCCCTCAAGCGAATTCTTGTTGACTACGAACCGATGCTGACGTGGGCTGATGCTGCGTTAGGGGCCTATGTCGACGGCGGCGTGAATGAGGAGCGTCTAGCGGCATGGCGTTGGCATCTTCAGGACCTCTTGAAAAGCATCGGAGGCGTAACCGGAGCAGACCCGCGAACGCAACCGCCGGTGTCGCTCCGAAGTGTTGACAAGCCATACGAGCGCAACACGGTACCCCAACGCGATTCACGTTTTACCACCTTTCACCACACCGGTGACTACGATGTAGCCGATCCGGAGCCCCGTTTCCCGAAAGACAGCTACGAGGCGCTGCGCTTGCGATTCATCCGCACGCAACGTGACGAGGTCGATGCGATTGAAGCGTTCGGCACCTTCCTGTGGGACATTCGATTCAAAGACTTCAAGGCCGAGTATGATCTGGCACGAATAACGTGGGATGAAGCGCGTCATACCGAGATCGGGCACCGGTCGATGCTCGCGAGCGGCTACGACCCCTTCGAGTTGCCCAACCGCTTGACCGGTTCCACGTGTCGCGGGCCGATGGAACCTGCGTTTGCCATGGCCGAGATCAATCTATTCGGCGAGGTTGGTGTGTTGAAGACAATCAATCAACTGGTCGATAAAGCGCGCGAGGAGAACGACACACTTCTCAGTCATATCGCAGATTTCATTCGGTCCGACGAGCGCACCCACGTCAAGAAGGGGCAGCATATCCTCGGTGTCATGACTGACCTCGGCAATCAGGAACTTGAACTGCGGACTCGTGAGCTTTTCACCGAATGCCTTATCAGTCTTGGGGCCATCACGTCAGACATGGACCTTTTTACCGTGTCACGCGAGGATCTTGAACACCTCGTAGGCGAATAGACTCTCAATCCTCAGACTCATGGGCGCCGGGAGTCACATCAACGTGAACTCCTATCATGCGGAGCGGCTTTCCCGTGGAGTCTCTCTGGATCGAAGCCTTGCAGAGAATCTTGCGGTACGAGCCGTCTTTGTGCAGCATCCGGTAGAGCGCAGACAGCGGCGTGCGCAGTGATGATCTCGACCACTCTTGCATGGTCGCTACGACTGACTCGCGATCCTCGGGATGCAGAAGCGCTTTCCACGATTCGCGATGATTGGTGACTTCCGTTTCGTCGTATCCGAGCTGCAACTTCCACTCAGCGGAATAGTAGGCCTCTCCCGTTTGAAGGTCCCACTCCCAATACCCAATGCTGAGAGCGCGCAACGTGAAATCGAGCTGCACCCGGGTTTGATGCAAGGATTCCTCGGCGATTCTTCTGTCCGTGATGTCGGTATGTACAACCACTGCCCCAGAAAAGCCTTCGCCAATGGGTGTTACGGAAATGATGAACCATCGTTGCTCTTCGGGGGAGTGACACGGGTACTCCATGGAGAAGGAATCAATGGCGCCATCTAGAATGCCTTGAATTCCTTCCAGCGCCATTCGCGCCTGCCTGTCTCCACAGTCTGCGGCTTTAGCGCATACATCAAGGTAGTTTGTGCCCGGTCCGACATCGGCAGTATCGATGGGGCCGTTCTTCTCCGCAAAACGTACCCACGCATCATTGACAGTAAGGATGACGCCATTTTGATCGAGCACAGCAATGTGTTCGGTCAACGCGTCGAGGATTGCCCTGTTGAAGGTCTGCGACCGTATAAGTTCGCGTTCTGCTTGTGCTTTCATCTCGAATAGGCTGCCCCTATCGATAGCGACCTGAAGGCAGCGCGGCAGACGCTCAAGATATCCGGGTTGCTTGGGAAGATAGCCACTTGCCCCAATTCTCATCGCTTCGAGCGCTACCCATTCCGTATCCGGCCCTGTCAGCAACAGAATAGGCGTGCCCGGCAGGGCCGATTGAATCCGCGCGACGGCTTGTGTCCCTTGGAAGTCGAACACGGGCAGGTTGACGAGCACGGCAGCATAATCGGGCTGAAGGAGATAGGTCTCGAAATCGCCGAGCGTCTTCGCCTCCACGAGTTCGAATTCTTCAGAGCATGATCCGAGGGCAATACCCACTTTCTCAGAGTCTGAGGCGGAATCGTTTACAAATAACACGTGATACGGGGTCTGCATTGGCGCTCTCCCGTTATTGGCTTATTCAAGACCTTGCTGCGATACTACTCTGACCTGTTTCTGGTGACACGATTGCATATGAACTATTC encodes:
- a CDS encoding PAS domain-containing protein — encoded protein: MQTPYHVLFVNDSASDSEKVGIALGSCSEEFELVEAKTLGDFETYLLQPDYAAVLVNLPVFDFQGTQAVARIQSALPGTPILLLTGPDTEWVALEAMRIGASGYLPKQPGYLERLPRCLQVAIDRGSLFEMKAQAERELIRSQTFNRAILDALTEHIAVLDQNGVILTVNDAWVRFAEKNGPIDTADVGPGTNYLDVCAKAADCGDRQARMALEGIQGILDGAIDSFSMEYPCHSPEEQRWFIISVTPIGEGFSGAVVVHTDITDRRIAEESLHQTRVQLDFTLRALSIGYWEWDLQTGEAYYSAEWKLQLGYDETEVTNHRESWKALLHPEDRESVVATMQEWSRSSLRTPLSALYRMLHKDGSYRKILCKASIQRDSTGKPLRMIGVHVDVTPGAHESED
- a CDS encoding prolyl oligopeptidase family serine peptidase; protein product: MARIQLIKIVLTACIAVSVVHSDESDRREWTVDGVKREALVVPPAMQAGTPAPVVFAFHGHGGSMQNSARKFNMENLWPEALLVCMQGLNTPGKFDPSGERAGWQKYVGDQGDRDLKFFDQVLATLKKEYSIDEKRVYATGHSNGGGFTYVLWAARGDVFAAVAPSAGGAGGKIAALRPLPAMHIAGENDERVPYETQKRAMAAIRTLNGCKDEGEPWATAGTLVGTLYSSDSGTPFVSVVYPGGHAFPSEAPDLIVKFFKNHTKK
- a CDS encoding PIG-L family deacetylase, giving the protein MDTISRREAIQVAAIAGASVLPLTAEAQASPDRKLKVVVAGGHPDDPESGCGGLIALYAAAGHEVVNLYLTRGEAGIAGKTDDEAAAIRTAEAEAACKILGARPVFAGQIDGAAEVSGKHYETIRRILDEEKPDLVLTHWPIDTHRDHRAASLLVYDAWLASGREFTLYYYEVESGHQSQHFHATHYVDITSVESKKREACYSHKSQNPDDFYGLHTEMHRFRGMESGAKFAEAYIRLAQNRSERL